One Mesorhizobium sp. L-2-11 genomic region harbors:
- a CDS encoding class I SAM-dependent methyltransferase gives MSTANDARFWNRTSRKYATGAIADPVGYERTLDRTRALLGSDDRVLELGCGTGTTALRLAGDVQSYLATDISAEMIAIANEKHAAGPIPELVFSTATAEALTPETDQFDAVLGFNYLHLVRDLPGTLRRIHDLLAAKGLFISKTPCVGDMNPLIGLALLPAMRAIGKAPYAGVFLAAELSQHICAAGFDILATESHATRGNDHRPYIVARKR, from the coding sequence ATGAGCACGGCGAATGACGCCCGTTTCTGGAACCGGACTTCACGGAAGTACGCCACGGGTGCGATTGCGGATCCGGTCGGATATGAGCGCACGCTGGACCGGACCCGCGCCCTATTGGGATCAGACGACAGGGTGTTGGAACTGGGCTGCGGAACGGGCACAACGGCACTCCGGCTTGCAGGCGATGTGCAAAGCTATCTTGCAACGGATATTTCCGCTGAAATGATCGCAATTGCCAACGAGAAACACGCTGCCGGCCCTATCCCTGAGCTTGTCTTCAGCACCGCGACTGCAGAGGCACTCACGCCTGAGACAGATCAGTTTGACGCAGTTCTGGGATTCAACTATCTCCATCTGGTCCGCGACCTGCCCGGCACGTTGCGCCGCATTCATGACCTCCTTGCAGCGAAGGGCTTGTTCATCTCCAAGACACCCTGCGTCGGGGATATGAACCCACTCATCGGGCTTGCCTTGCTGCCCGCGATGCGCGCGATCGGCAAAGCACCCTACGCAGGCGTCTTTCTGGCGGCGGAACTCAGCCAGCATATTTGTGCCGCAGGCTTCGACATTCTAGCCACGGAAAGCCACGCAACCAGGGGCAACGACCACCGTCCTTACATCGTAGCGCGCAAGAGGTGA
- a CDS encoding LysR family transcriptional regulator, giving the protein MRVSQGLRWFLGQPRRLSLSLQAGLSNACNAWILARDARFALQPRSQRVFHFCKMDIDWDDLRLFLDVARLGGLSAATGITRLSAATLGRRVTALEKQIGEPLFVRQQTGYRLTPVGEELLRRAEDVEAAMQSLTRWREGNLPDRIVRVSAGPWTSAFVSTHIGEIWTVDDGIRVEFVTTTDRVDIGRRAADIGIRSERPTEQWLAGRQSGKVAYAIYSGRRLINGIAAGLFVGVTGEAANIASARWLQAHHGDRIAVRGNNTHSVRELVAAGAGLSIFPCFVGDSDPRLVRVAQPIPELETDQWIVTHHEERHAPPVRKVADRITALMRAHQPLFRGETPIG; this is encoded by the coding sequence ATGCGCGTTTCGCAAGGATTGCGCTGGTTTCTTGGCCAGCCGAGGCGCTTGTCGCTGTCGCTGCAAGCAGGATTGTCCAACGCCTGCAATGCCTGGATACTTGCGCGTGATGCCCGCTTCGCGCTACAGCCACGGTCGCAACGAGTTTTTCATTTCTGCAAAATGGATATCGACTGGGACGATCTGAGGTTGTTTCTCGACGTTGCCCGGCTCGGTGGCTTGAGCGCGGCGACCGGAATCACGCGCCTCAGCGCAGCCACCCTCGGACGACGCGTCACCGCGCTCGAAAAGCAGATCGGCGAACCGCTGTTCGTGCGCCAGCAGACAGGCTACCGGCTGACCCCGGTCGGTGAAGAACTGCTGCGGCGCGCCGAAGACGTCGAGGCAGCAATGCAGTCGCTGACCCGCTGGCGCGAGGGAAACCTGCCCGACCGTATTGTCCGCGTCTCGGCCGGGCCATGGACCTCAGCCTTCGTTTCCACCCATATCGGCGAAATCTGGACGGTCGATGACGGCATCAGGGTCGAGTTCGTCACCACCACCGACCGCGTCGACATCGGCCGCCGTGCCGCCGACATCGGCATCCGCAGCGAGCGCCCGACCGAGCAGTGGCTGGCCGGCCGTCAGAGCGGCAAGGTCGCCTACGCCATTTATTCCGGACGCCGCCTGATCAACGGCATCGCCGCCGGGTTGTTCGTCGGCGTCACCGGCGAAGCGGCAAACATTGCCTCGGCGCGCTGGCTCCAAGCCCATCACGGCGACCGCATCGCGGTGCGCGGCAACAACACCCATTCGGTGCGCGAACTGGTGGCCGCCGGCGCCGGCCTTTCGATCTTTCCGTGCTTCGTCGGTGACAGCGATCCGCGGCTGGTTCGCGTCGCTCAGCCTATCCCCGAACTGGAAACCGACCAATGGATCGTCACCCACCACGAGGAACGTCACGCGCCGCCGGTGCGAAAAGTCGCCGACCGGATCACCGCCTTGATGCGGGCGCACCAGCCGCTGTTTCGCGGCGAGACGCCGATAGGGTAA
- a CDS encoding DUF1127 domain-containing protein has translation MFDKLRHRFARWLAYRQTLASLRQAPDSTLADAGISREEVREHARHASLRR, from the coding sequence ATGTTCGATAAACTTCGACACCGTTTCGCCCGCTGGCTTGCCTATCGCCAGACGCTTGCGAGCTTGAGGCAGGCCCCAGACAGCACACTGGCGGATGCTGGCATTTCTCGCGAAGAGGTCCGCGAGCATGCCCGCCACGCCAGCCTGCGTCGTTGA
- a CDS encoding ABC transporter ATP-binding protein, with translation MSQITLTGVSRAFGKVGVLHDINLNILDGELIVFVGPSGCGKSTLLRLIAGLDRPTGGAIAIDGKDVTTVPAADRGLAMVFQSYALYPHMSVRQNLAFGLENARMARAEIDARIAEAARMLEIAPYLDRRPGQLSGGQRQRVAIGRAIVRNPTAFLLDEPLSNLDAELRISTRAELAALHERLSATMVYVTHDQIEAMTLADRIVVLRAGRIEQIGTPLDLYNHPANQFVAGFIGAPRMNFLPVKVAPGGTGRSSLTLDGSAGFEIDGNVGAANGDVTLGLRPHHISLADAGKGDVAARVALVEALGSETIVHTKTSGGQTMLAVVAGQCPVASGDTVDLKFDTSHLHLFDDTGLRIAVS, from the coding sequence ATGAGCCAGATCACACTCACCGGCGTATCGAGGGCTTTCGGCAAGGTCGGCGTACTGCACGACATAAATCTCAATATCCTTGACGGCGAGCTGATCGTCTTCGTCGGCCCCTCCGGCTGCGGCAAGTCCACGCTGCTGCGGCTCATCGCCGGGCTTGATCGGCCGACAGGCGGCGCCATCGCGATCGACGGCAAGGACGTGACCACGGTTCCGGCCGCCGACAGGGGATTGGCGATGGTGTTCCAGTCCTACGCGCTTTACCCGCACATGAGCGTGCGCCAGAACCTGGCCTTCGGACTGGAGAACGCCCGTATGGCGCGTGCCGAAATCGATGCGCGCATCGCCGAAGCCGCGCGGATGCTGGAAATCGCGCCGTATCTCGACCGGCGCCCCGGCCAGCTCTCCGGCGGCCAGCGCCAGCGCGTCGCGATCGGCCGCGCCATCGTGCGCAATCCAACCGCTTTCCTGCTTGACGAGCCGCTGTCCAATCTCGACGCCGAGCTGCGCATCTCGACACGCGCCGAACTGGCCGCCCTGCACGAGCGGCTCTCGGCGACGATGGTCTATGTCACGCACGACCAGATCGAGGCGATGACGCTTGCCGACCGCATCGTCGTGCTGCGCGCCGGCCGCATCGAGCAGATCGGCACGCCGCTCGACCTCTACAATCATCCGGCCAATCAGTTCGTCGCCGGTTTCATCGGTGCGCCGCGTATGAACTTCCTGCCGGTAAAGGTGGCACCCGGGGGCACTGGCCGGTCAAGCCTCACGCTGGACGGTTCAGCTGGATTCGAGATCGACGGGAACGTCGGCGCGGCCAATGGCGACGTGACGCTCGGGCTGCGGCCACATCACATCAGCCTCGCCGATGCCGGCAAGGGAGACGTTGCGGCGCGTGTCGCGCTGGTGGAAGCCCTCGGCTCCGAGACAATCGTCCACACCAAAACAAGCGGCGGCCAGACCATGCTGGCGGTTGTCGCCGGACAATGCCCGGTGGCTTCCGGCGACACGGTGGATCTAAAATTCGATACCAGCCATCTGCATCTTTTCGATGACACCGGCCTGCGCATCGCTGTGAGTTAG
- a CDS encoding carbohydrate ABC transporter permease, whose product MSRVAEFLFRRRGGAGWHWTDVFTWFWLIGGLLVMFGPALWLVNSSFKTPAALAEFPPTILPYVTAEAIVEGYEKPLPLFEVRNDDGSVRVLAEVRRLGTVAQMVDPANPGEIIRVNIRNRTPKRSIAFALDNYVQPFLAFDFFLYLRNSVFVTVVATLITLLTNSMAAFALSKYNFRGRSAVMMLIVATLMVPLSVILVPLYSVISAMGLFNSLWGVILPTVATPTGVFMLRQYMLTIPDELIDAARMDKASEWQIYWRIILPLTAPALAVLAIFSVVWRWNDFLWPLIVLSRKEVYTLQVGLNTYAGQLNVQWHYILAMTVVTMIPVVLVFIFLQRFITTGIAGSGLK is encoded by the coding sequence ATGAGCAGGGTTGCGGAATTTCTGTTCCGCCGGCGCGGCGGCGCCGGCTGGCACTGGACCGACGTTTTCACCTGGTTCTGGCTGATCGGCGGGCTGCTTGTCATGTTCGGCCCGGCGCTCTGGCTGGTCAACTCCTCGTTCAAGACGCCTGCGGCGCTGGCGGAGTTCCCGCCGACTATTTTGCCCTATGTCACCGCCGAAGCGATTGTGGAGGGTTACGAGAAGCCGCTGCCGCTCTTCGAAGTGCGCAATGACGACGGCAGCGTGCGCGTGCTCGCCGAAGTGCGCCGCCTCGGCACCGTCGCGCAGATGGTCGATCCCGCCAACCCGGGCGAGATCATTCGTGTCAACATCCGGAACCGTACGCCCAAGCGCAGCATCGCCTTCGCGCTCGACAATTATGTCCAGCCTTTCCTCGCCTTTGACTTCTTCCTCTATCTGCGCAACTCGGTCTTCGTCACCGTGGTCGCCACCCTGATTACGCTCCTGACCAATTCGATGGCCGCGTTCGCACTGTCGAAGTACAATTTTCGGGGACGCTCGGCTGTGATGATGCTCATCGTCGCGACGCTGATGGTGCCGCTTTCCGTCATTCTGGTGCCGCTCTATTCGGTCATCTCGGCAATGGGACTGTTCAATTCGCTATGGGGCGTGATCCTGCCCACAGTGGCGACGCCCACGGGCGTCTTCATGCTACGCCAGTACATGCTGACGATCCCCGACGAGCTGATCGATGCAGCGCGCATGGACAAGGCGTCGGAATGGCAGATCTACTGGCGCATCATCCTGCCGCTGACCGCCCCCGCGCTGGCGGTACTGGCGATCTTTTCGGTGGTCTGGCGCTGGAACGACTTCCTCTGGCCACTGATCGTCTTGTCGCGCAAGGAGGTCTATACGCTGCAGGTTGGCCTCAACACCTATGCCGGCCAACTCAATGTGCAATGGCATTACATCCTGGCCATGACCGTCGTCACCATGATCCCGGTCGTGCTGGTGTTCATATTCCTTCAGCGCTTCATCACCACCGGCATTGCCGGCTCCGGTCTGAAATAG
- a CDS encoding carbohydrate ABC transporter permease: MADVRNGIATRAGAMILAPVGWLANVFDAPLRMLQRRTGSNGMAVFFLAPNMLVFGIFVLFPLVINILYSMTGGGALFLGDRTFVGADQYGRLFSCGSYLDPKSCTEDLFWIAVWNTLAFVVLQVAMMVAVALVTALVLNRELRARSFWRAVFFFPVLLSPVVVGLIWRWILQRQGLLNLMVFEAGGTPVNWLVERNWAFTATIMVSVWAHVGFYALILLAGLQAIPKDLYEAAEMDGTRPMRVFWRITLPLLAPNLLVVLVLTLIRAVQIFDEVYVLTGGGPGTSTLFLTQYIYEVGFASMLRNPGLASAASILMGAVLVVLTLIQLGIARRNEQRGKMR, translated from the coding sequence ATGGCAGACGTCCGAAACGGCATAGCAACCCGCGCCGGCGCCATGATCCTGGCGCCGGTCGGCTGGCTTGCGAATGTTTTCGATGCGCCGCTGCGCATGTTGCAACGGCGCACGGGCAGCAACGGCATGGCCGTGTTCTTCCTGGCGCCGAACATGCTGGTGTTCGGCATTTTCGTGCTGTTTCCGCTGGTTATCAACATCCTCTATTCGATGACCGGTGGCGGGGCGCTGTTCCTCGGCGACCGCACCTTCGTCGGCGCCGATCAGTATGGGCGGCTGTTCAGCTGCGGCAGCTATCTCGATCCGAAGAGCTGCACCGAGGACCTGTTCTGGATCGCGGTTTGGAACACCCTGGCCTTCGTCGTGCTGCAAGTGGCGATGATGGTCGCCGTGGCGCTTGTCACCGCACTCGTACTCAACCGTGAGTTGCGTGCGCGCAGTTTCTGGCGCGCCGTGTTCTTCTTCCCGGTGCTTTTGTCGCCGGTAGTGGTCGGTCTCATCTGGCGCTGGATTCTGCAGCGGCAGGGACTGCTCAACCTAATGGTGTTCGAGGCGGGCGGAACCCCGGTCAACTGGCTGGTGGAGCGCAACTGGGCCTTCACGGCGACGATCATGGTGTCGGTCTGGGCCCATGTCGGCTTCTATGCGCTGATCCTTCTCGCCGGCCTTCAGGCCATTCCGAAAGACCTCTATGAGGCCGCTGAGATGGACGGCACCCGGCCCATGCGCGTCTTCTGGCGCATAACGCTGCCCTTGCTGGCGCCCAACCTCCTGGTCGTGCTGGTGCTGACACTCATCCGCGCCGTGCAGATATTCGACGAGGTCTATGTGCTGACCGGAGGCGGTCCCGGCACCAGCACGCTGTTCCTCACGCAGTACATCTACGAGGTCGGCTTCGCCTCGATGCTGCGCAATCCGGGGCTCGCCTCCGCGGCCTCGATCCTCATGGGAGCGGTGCTGGTCGTGCTGACCTTGATCCAGCTGGGCATCGCAAGGCGCAACGAGCAGCGGGGCAAAATGCGATGA
- a CDS encoding ABC transporter substrate-binding protein, with product MRMNSIILGLSAGLLSSTAFAGDVRVMWYSDGVEGEVIQDLLNRFMKDNPDINVILDNVAYKVVQEQLPVELEAGRGPDIARVTNIKELADHWLDLTPVVADPAYWQTNFGDQFDWMRPDGSKIIPGFMTQITLTGGFVNKTLFEQAGVPIPADTATWDEWIDAAGKVQQSQQLNAAFAIDRSGHRISAATISYGANYIGADRLPAPIDAGTKAFAEKLVNWVADGRMNKEIWVSASGTTYRAGADDFINGQIAYYYSGSWQVANLASKIGKNFDWVATGSPCGPAACTGMPGGAALVAVKYTKNAAEVGKVMDFLGREDIMREFTERTLFLPAHKGVLAGKIDYKTDDENVKASLEAFLKASDKIAPNAAALPAWKWGTPVYGALVTRISQVMAGELKLDEAFVRIDEDIKAQVAEASK from the coding sequence ATGAGAATGAATTCGATAATCCTGGGCCTTTCGGCTGGCCTTCTGTCGTCGACCGCGTTCGCAGGCGACGTTCGCGTGATGTGGTACTCGGACGGCGTCGAGGGCGAGGTGATACAGGACCTGCTCAACCGCTTCATGAAAGACAATCCGGACATCAACGTCATTCTCGACAATGTCGCCTACAAGGTTGTCCAGGAGCAGCTTCCGGTCGAACTCGAGGCGGGACGGGGTCCCGATATCGCCCGCGTCACCAACATCAAGGAACTCGCCGATCATTGGCTCGACCTGACGCCTGTGGTTGCCGATCCGGCATACTGGCAGACGAATTTCGGCGACCAGTTCGACTGGATGCGCCCTGACGGTTCCAAGATAATTCCGGGCTTCATGACCCAGATCACGCTGACCGGCGGCTTCGTCAACAAGACGCTTTTCGAACAGGCCGGCGTGCCGATCCCCGCCGACACCGCAACCTGGGACGAATGGATCGATGCCGCCGGCAAGGTGCAGCAGAGCCAGCAGCTCAATGCTGCCTTTGCCATCGATCGCAGCGGCCATCGTATCTCGGCGGCGACCATTTCTTATGGCGCCAATTACATCGGCGCTGATCGACTGCCGGCGCCGATCGACGCCGGCACGAAAGCCTTCGCCGAAAAGCTGGTCAATTGGGTTGCCGACGGCCGCATGAACAAGGAAATCTGGGTGTCGGCGTCGGGCACCACCTATCGCGCCGGGGCCGACGACTTCATCAATGGGCAGATTGCCTACTATTATTCGGGCAGTTGGCAGGTTGCCAACCTCGCCAGCAAGATCGGCAAGAACTTCGACTGGGTGGCGACGGGCTCGCCGTGCGGGCCCGCCGCCTGCACCGGCATGCCGGGCGGCGCCGCACTGGTCGCCGTCAAATACACGAAGAACGCCGCTGAAGTCGGCAAGGTGATGGACTTCCTGGGCCGCGAGGACATCATGCGCGAATTCACCGAGCGCACCCTGTTCCTGCCCGCACACAAGGGCGTTCTCGCCGGCAAGATCGATTACAAGACCGATGACGAGAACGTCAAGGCGTCGCTCGAAGCCTTCCTGAAGGCATCGGACAAGATCGCGCCGAATGCCGCCGCCCTGCCGGCATGGAAATGGGGAACTCCGGTTTATGGCGCGCTGGTGACCCGCATCAGTCAGGTCATGGCCGGCGAGCTGAAGCTCGACGAGGCTTTCGTCCGCATCGACGAGGATATCAAGGCACAGGTGGCCGAGGCATCGAAGTAG
- the kduI gene encoding 5-dehydro-4-deoxy-D-glucuronate isomerase, with protein MTMRVLFGAGPGDIDGYGTERLRAEFLVERLFEPGRVAFAYTHVDRMIVGGACPTGEPLSFGDGADVGTPHLFTAREMGIANLGGAGTVSVDQQRFALANRDVLYVGRGAKQVTLESDSDAHPAWFYMNSVPAGADIKHRLITKSEAKPLELGEERRANKRTLRMYIHPEVAPSCLLLMGITDLAAGSVWNTMPPHLHERRMEAYLYFDLAAEDRVIHLMGRPDNTRHLIVANGDCVISPAWSIHMGSGTGPYAFVWGMTGENQAYNDVSPVPVETLR; from the coding sequence ATGACGATGCGCGTTCTCTTCGGCGCCGGTCCGGGCGACATCGATGGCTACGGGACGGAACGGCTACGCGCGGAGTTTCTGGTGGAGCGGCTGTTCGAGCCCGGCCGCGTCGCCTTCGCTTACACCCATGTCGACCGCATGATCGTCGGCGGCGCGTGCCCAACCGGAGAGCCGCTGAGTTTCGGCGATGGCGCGGACGTCGGCACGCCTCATCTGTTCACCGCGCGCGAGATGGGCATTGCCAATCTCGGCGGCGCAGGAACGGTGAGCGTCGACCAGCAGCGCTTCGCGCTCGCCAACCGCGATGTGCTCTATGTCGGGCGCGGCGCGAAACAAGTGACGCTCGAAAGCGACAGCGACGCGCACCCCGCCTGGTTCTATATGAACTCGGTTCCGGCCGGCGCAGACATCAAGCATCGGCTGATCACGAAATCCGAGGCGAAACCGCTCGAACTCGGCGAGGAGCGACGCGCCAACAAGCGGACATTGCGCATGTACATTCATCCCGAAGTCGCGCCTTCCTGTCTGCTGCTGATGGGCATCACGGATCTTGCTGCGGGAAGCGTCTGGAATACCATGCCCCCTCACCTGCATGAGCGGCGCATGGAAGCCTATCTCTATTTCGATCTCGCGGCGGAAGACCGGGTGATCCATCTGATGGGACGGCCGGACAATACCCGCCATCTGATCGTGGCCAATGGCGATTGTGTCATCTCGCCGGCCTGGTCGATCCATATGGGCAGCGGAACCGGGCCCTACGCCTTCGTCTGGGGCATGACGGGCGAGAACCAGGCCTATAACGACGTGTCGCCCGTGCCCGTTGAGACACTGCGATGA